A DNA window from Bradyrhizobium sp. CCBAU 53421 contains the following coding sequences:
- a CDS encoding NAD(P)-dependent oxidoreductase, translating to MTEYKTLGFIGLGVMGEPICRNLVKKSGKRVVVFDLAPEPLQRLRADGADVAETVADVIKQSDALFLCLPSAKHVRAVFEGDGILKNVRAAQVVVDLGTSSVSQTRDFAAQLQAKGAAWADAPIARTRQAAQDGTLSVMVGAVPALYAAIEPLIRCFATDVTNCGEVGAGQVTKILNNMVLFETVNALAEAVAVAKHNGVDPKLLLETLSKGSADSFALRNHGMKAIVPGVFPERAFSTEYALKDLSYALELAADAGIKIRGAELIGTVLQEAIDKGSGENYFPVIAKHIDRG from the coding sequence ATGACTGAATACAAGACTCTCGGATTCATTGGCCTCGGCGTGATGGGTGAGCCGATCTGCCGCAACCTCGTCAAGAAGAGCGGCAAGCGCGTCGTGGTGTTCGACCTTGCGCCCGAGCCGCTGCAACGGCTGCGCGCCGACGGCGCCGATGTGGCTGAAACCGTTGCCGACGTCATCAAGCAGAGCGATGCGCTGTTCCTCTGCCTGCCGAGCGCGAAGCATGTGCGCGCGGTGTTCGAAGGCGACGGAATTTTGAAGAATGTGAGGGCCGCCCAGGTCGTGGTCGATCTCGGCACGTCCTCGGTGAGCCAGACCCGCGACTTCGCCGCGCAATTGCAGGCCAAGGGCGCGGCCTGGGCCGACGCGCCGATCGCGCGCACCCGGCAGGCGGCGCAGGACGGTACGCTCAGCGTCATGGTCGGCGCGGTGCCCGCGCTCTATGCTGCGATCGAGCCCTTGATCCGCTGCTTTGCCACCGACGTCACCAATTGCGGCGAGGTTGGCGCCGGGCAGGTCACCAAGATCCTCAACAACATGGTGCTGTTCGAGACCGTGAACGCGCTGGCCGAGGCCGTTGCGGTGGCGAAGCACAATGGCGTCGATCCGAAACTGCTGCTGGAAACCCTGTCGAAAGGCTCGGCCGACAGCTTTGCGCTGCGCAACCACGGCATGAAGGCGATCGTGCCCGGCGTGTTTCCCGAGCGCGCGTTCTCGACCGAATATGCGCTGAAGGATCTGTCCTACGCGCTCGAGCTTGCCGCCGATGCCGGCATCAAGATCCGCGGCGCGGAGCTGATCGGCACGGTGCTGCAGGAGGCGATCGACAAGGGATCGGGGGAGAATTATTTCCCGGTGATCGCGAAGCATATCGATCGCGGCTAG
- a CDS encoding MarR family winged helix-turn-helix transcriptional regulator has protein sequence MARTSASQPPARPRSAVEADARDDAAPTKKRLDLFHFMPFRLNRLAAEVSSALSSEYQARYGLDIPEWRVLATLGFRSDPCSAQYIAHCTRTHKSTISRAVSALMEREIVERVENADDRREFRLRLTKKGQALYEELIPRLLRKEQEILSCLSAQERRDLGRLLGKVENSLELVQTSEEADAKDVY, from the coding sequence TTGGCCAGAACCTCTGCAAGCCAGCCTCCAGCCCGGCCGCGCAGCGCCGTGGAAGCGGACGCGCGCGACGATGCCGCGCCGACCAAGAAGCGCCTCGACCTTTTCCACTTCATGCCGTTCCGTCTGAATCGGCTGGCGGCCGAGGTGTCCTCGGCGCTGTCGAGCGAATATCAGGCGCGCTACGGCCTCGACATTCCGGAATGGCGCGTGCTTGCCACGCTCGGTTTCCGCAGCGATCCCTGCAGCGCGCAGTATATCGCGCACTGCACCCGCACCCATAAGTCCACGATCAGCCGCGCGGTGTCGGCGTTGATGGAGCGCGAGATCGTCGAGCGCGTCGAGAACGCCGACGACCGCCGCGAATTCCGCCTGCGGCTGACCAAGAAGGGCCAGGCGCTGTACGAGGAGCTGATCCCGCGTCTGCTGCGCAAGGAGCAGGAGATCCTGTCCTGTCTTTCCGCGCAGGAACGCCGCGACCTCGGCCGACTGCTCGGCAAGGTCGAGAACAGCCTCGAGCTGGTGCAGACCAGCGAAGAGGCCGACGCCAAGGACGTGTATTAA
- a CDS encoding FAD-dependent oxidoreductase, whose translation MASANTAQAKTQFGYRRHPDQDRSGANVAEHPVVVVGAGPVGLSLAIDLAQRGQRVVLLDDADRIGEGSRAICFSKRSLEFWDRLGVGDRMVEKGVVWSVGKIFHGASQLYQFNLLPEEGHKRPAFINLQQFYAEAYLVDRVEQLPEIDLRWRNKVIALESRNDGVALTIATPEGSYQVHASFVVACDGARSSLRQMVGAEFAGQVFEDQFLIADVKMTAAFPTERWFWFDPPFHAGRSALLHKQPDDIWRIDLQLNPDADPVAEKQPENVRPRIERMLGHDKFEFEWISLYKFQCRRMARFIHGRVIFAGDSAHQVSPFGARGANSGLEDAENLAWKLDRVLRRLSPEGLLETYHIERSAAADENIRESTRSTDFMAPVTRQEARLRQAVLSLAEDTEFGKRMVNGGRLSVPSVYDTPLSSEDRDDWRGGPRPGTSMPDAPVTEQGGGSSYLTDVFIKKGTRFTLLEFGNGTALDVPDGVGTIRVGGEGGLVDAQGLAGKRYDAEPGTAYLLRPDGYVAARFRKAARPALDAALARASGVN comes from the coding sequence ATGGCATCAGCCAACACGGCACAGGCCAAAACCCAATTCGGCTATCGCCGCCATCCCGACCAGGACCGGTCGGGCGCCAATGTCGCGGAGCATCCGGTCGTCGTGGTCGGCGCTGGGCCGGTGGGATTGTCGCTCGCGATCGATCTTGCGCAGCGCGGCCAGCGCGTGGTGCTGCTCGACGATGCCGACCGGATCGGCGAGGGCTCGCGGGCGATCTGCTTCTCGAAACGCTCGCTCGAATTCTGGGATCGCCTCGGCGTCGGCGACCGCATGGTCGAGAAGGGCGTGGTGTGGAGCGTCGGCAAGATTTTTCACGGCGCCTCGCAGCTCTACCAGTTCAATCTTCTTCCTGAAGAAGGCCACAAGCGGCCGGCTTTCATCAATCTGCAGCAGTTCTACGCCGAGGCCTATCTGGTCGACCGAGTTGAGCAGCTGCCTGAGATCGACCTGCGCTGGCGCAACAAGGTGATCGCGCTGGAGAGCCGCAACGATGGCGTCGCGCTGACGATCGCGACGCCTGAAGGCTCCTATCAGGTGCATGCCTCCTTCGTTGTCGCCTGCGACGGTGCGCGGTCCTCGCTGCGGCAGATGGTCGGCGCCGAGTTTGCAGGCCAGGTGTTCGAGGACCAGTTCCTGATCGCCGACGTCAAGATGACGGCGGCGTTTCCGACCGAGCGCTGGTTCTGGTTCGATCCGCCGTTCCACGCCGGGCGCTCGGCGCTGCTGCACAAGCAACCGGACGATATCTGGCGGATCGACCTGCAGCTCAATCCCGATGCTGATCCGGTCGCCGAGAAGCAGCCCGAGAACGTCCGACCGCGGATCGAGCGCATGCTCGGCCATGACAAGTTCGAGTTCGAGTGGATCTCGCTGTACAAGTTCCAGTGCCGCCGGATGGCCAGGTTCATCCACGGCCGGGTGATCTTTGCCGGTGATTCCGCCCACCAGGTCTCGCCGTTCGGCGCGCGCGGCGCCAATTCCGGGCTCGAGGACGCCGAGAATCTGGCGTGGAAGCTCGACCGCGTGCTGCGCCGGCTGTCGCCGGAAGGTCTGCTTGAGACCTATCACATCGAGCGCAGCGCGGCGGCGGACGAGAACATCCGCGAGTCCACCCGCTCGACCGATTTCATGGCGCCGGTAACCCGGCAGGAGGCGCGGCTGCGCCAGGCCGTGCTGTCGCTCGCAGAGGATACCGAGTTCGGCAAGCGCATGGTCAATGGCGGCCGGTTGTCGGTGCCGTCGGTCTACGACACGCCGCTGTCGAGTGAGGATCGTGACGACTGGCGCGGCGGCCCGCGACCGGGCACCTCGATGCCGGATGCGCCGGTGACCGAGCAGGGCGGCGGTTCCAGCTATTTGACCGACGTTTTCATCAAGAAGGGAACACGCTTCACGCTGCTGGAGTTTGGCAATGGCACAGCTCTCGATGTGCCTGATGGCGTCGGCACCATCCGCGTCGGCGGCGAGGGTGGGCTGGTCGACGCGCAGGGCCTCGCCGGCAAGCGCTACGATGCCGAGCCCGGCACTGCCTATCTGCTGCGGCCCGATGGTTATGTCGCGGCGCGCTTCCGGAAAGCGGCGCGGCCGGCGCTCGACGCGGCACTGGCGCGCGCATCAGGCGTGAACTGA
- a CDS encoding DUF2783 domain-containing protein, protein MALSTSSNFAKPDDAFRAIVEAHRGLTEAQSADLDATLVLVLANHIGDLDVLREAIALAKRRMLDASQQQQQQQQQ, encoded by the coding sequence ATGGCGCTGTCGACCAGTTCGAACTTCGCAAAGCCCGATGACGCCTTCCGCGCTATCGTCGAGGCACATCGCGGCCTCACCGAGGCGCAAAGCGCCGATCTCGATGCGACGCTGGTTCTGGTGCTCGCCAACCACATCGGCGATCTCGACGTGCTACGCGAGGCGATCGCGCTGGCGAAGCGGCGCATGCTGGACGCGAGCCAGCAGCAGCAACAACAGCAACAACAATAG
- a CDS encoding MBL fold metallo-hydrolase — MAKGFASTTDLAEKKVTFSEIGTDLYAFTAEGDPNTAVIVGDDGCLVFDAQATPAMANKVIERVKTVTDKPIKYVVLSHYHAVRVLGASAYKAQGIVASQETYRLIQERGQQDWDSEYGRFPRLFQDAASIPGLTWPTLTFEGEMSIYLGKREVRLMQLGAGHTSGDIVAWVPDAEVMFSGDLIEYHSACYCGDAHLREWPMTLNEIRAFNPKAIAPGRGDALKGLETGRDAIAMTRDFVTTLYGAAEASVAKGRSLKESMAATREVMDPKFSKFAIYEHCLPFNVSRAYDEASGIDDPVIWTDKRDQEMWAALQGGG, encoded by the coding sequence ATGGCCAAAGGTTTCGCATCGACCACGGATCTCGCCGAGAAGAAGGTCACCTTCTCCGAGATCGGCACCGATCTCTACGCCTTCACCGCCGAGGGCGATCCCAACACTGCCGTGATCGTCGGCGACGACGGCTGCCTGGTGTTCGACGCGCAGGCAACGCCCGCGATGGCCAACAAGGTGATCGAGCGGGTCAAGACCGTCACCGACAAGCCGATCAAATATGTCGTGCTGTCGCATTATCACGCGGTGCGCGTGCTCGGCGCCTCCGCTTACAAGGCGCAGGGCATCGTCGCCTCGCAGGAGACCTATCGCCTGATCCAGGAGCGCGGCCAGCAGGACTGGGATTCCGAATACGGCCGCTTCCCGCGACTGTTCCAGGATGCAGCGAGCATTCCCGGCCTGACCTGGCCGACGCTGACCTTCGAGGGCGAGATGTCGATCTATCTCGGCAAGCGCGAGGTGCGGCTGATGCAGCTCGGCGCCGGCCACACCTCGGGCGATATCGTCGCCTGGGTGCCGGATGCCGAGGTGATGTTCTCCGGCGACCTCATCGAATATCACTCGGCCTGCTATTGCGGCGATGCACATCTGCGCGAATGGCCGATGACCTTGAACGAGATCCGCGCCTTCAATCCGAAGGCGATCGCGCCGGGCCGCGGCGATGCGCTGAAGGGCCTCGAGACCGGACGCGATGCGATCGCGATGACCCGCGACTTCGTCACCACGCTCTACGGCGCCGCCGAAGCGTCCGTCGCCAAGGGCCGCAGCCTGAAGGAATCGATGGCGGCGACGCGCGAGGTGATGGATCCGAAGTTCTCGAAGTTCGCAATCTACGAGCATTGCCTGCCGTTCAACGTTTCGCGCGCCTATGACGAGGCGTCCGGGATCGACGATCCCGTGATCTGGACCGACAAGCGCGACCAGGAAATGTGGGCCGCCCTGCAAGGAGGAGGATAG
- the hmgA gene encoding homogentisate 1,2-dioxygenase, giving the protein MNINTSPDQIVRSSGQVTPGYMSGFGNSFETEALPGALPMGRNSPQRCAYGLYAEQLSGSPFTAPRGTNERSWLYRIRPSVRHSGRFAKADSGLWRTAPCHEYDMPIAQLRWDPAPIPKEDMTFLQGVQTMTTAGDANTQAGMAAHIYLITKSMVDQHFYNADGEMMFVLQQGNLRLVTEFGRIDAEPGEIVVIPRGVKFRVEIPNGPARGYLCENYGGAFTLPERGPIGANCLANSRDFLTPVAAYEDKDTPTELYVKWGGSLFKTTLPHSPIDVVAWHGNYAPYKYDLRTFSPVGAIAFDHPDPSIFTVLTSPSETAGTANIDFVIFPERWMVADNTFRPPWYHMNIMSEFMGLIYGVYDAKPQGFVPGGISLHNCMLPHGPDREAFEHASNSELKPVKLTGTMAFMFETRFPQRVTQHAATSSTLQDDYSDCWKGLEKKFDPTKP; this is encoded by the coding sequence GTGAACATCAACACCTCGCCTGATCAGATCGTTCGCAGCTCGGGGCAGGTCACCCCGGGCTACATGTCCGGCTTCGGCAACAGCTTCGAGACCGAGGCCTTGCCCGGCGCACTGCCGATGGGGCGCAACTCGCCGCAGCGCTGCGCTTACGGGCTCTATGCCGAGCAATTGTCCGGCTCGCCGTTCACGGCGCCGCGCGGCACCAATGAACGCTCCTGGCTGTATCGTATCCGCCCGTCGGTGCGGCATTCGGGCCGCTTCGCCAAGGCAGATAGCGGGCTGTGGCGCACCGCGCCGTGCCACGAATACGACATGCCGATCGCGCAACTGCGCTGGGACCCGGCGCCGATCCCGAAGGAGGACATGACCTTCCTGCAGGGCGTGCAGACCATGACCACGGCGGGCGATGCCAATACCCAAGCGGGTATGGCGGCGCACATCTATCTCATCACCAAATCGATGGTCGATCAGCATTTCTACAATGCCGATGGCGAGATGATGTTCGTGTTGCAGCAGGGCAATCTGCGCCTCGTCACCGAGTTCGGCCGCATCGATGCCGAGCCGGGCGAGATCGTGGTGATCCCGCGCGGCGTGAAATTCCGCGTCGAGATTCCGAATGGCCCCGCGCGCGGTTATCTCTGCGAGAATTACGGCGGCGCCTTCACGCTGCCGGAGCGCGGCCCGATCGGTGCCAACTGCCTCGCCAACTCGCGCGACTTCCTGACGCCGGTGGCGGCCTACGAGGACAAGGACACGCCGACCGAGCTCTACGTGAAGTGGGGCGGCTCGCTGTTCAAGACCACGTTGCCGCATTCGCCGATCGACGTCGTCGCCTGGCACGGCAATTACGCGCCCTACAAATACGATCTACGCACCTTCTCGCCGGTCGGCGCGATCGCCTTCGATCATCCCGATCCGTCGATCTTCACGGTGCTGACCTCGCCGTCGGAGACCGCCGGCACCGCGAATATCGACTTCGTGATCTTCCCGGAGCGCTGGATGGTGGCCGATAACACCTTCCGCCCGCCGTGGTACCACATGAACATCATGTCCGAGTTCATGGGCCTGATCTACGGCGTCTACGACGCCAAGCCGCAAGGCTTCGTGCCGGGCGGCATCTCGCTGCATAATTGCATGCTGCCGCACGGCCCCGACCGCGAAGCCTTCGAGCACGCCAGCAACTCTGAGCTGAAGCCGGTGAAGCTGACCGGCACGATGGCCTTCATGTTCGAGACCCGTTTCCCGCAGCGCGTGACGCAGCACGCCGCGACGTCGTCGACGCTGCAGGATGATTACTCGGATTGCTGGAAGGGCTTGGAAAAGAAGTTCGACCCGACCAAGCCGTGA
- the fahA gene encoding fumarylacetoacetase: MPHPNDPMLRSFIDVAPTSDFPIQNLPYGVFSSKDGLAPRVGVAIGDYVLDLWELEQDSRLDVGPLGVFSQPSLNAFMALGPKVWSATRARISELLRSDHPELRDNRELRARALVPIADVRLHMPFAVSGYTDFYSSKEHATNVGVMFRGKDNALQPNWLHMPIGYNGRASTVVVSGTKVKRPRGQLKPPTAEVPSFGPCKRLDFELEMGVVVGQASAMGEMLTEKQAEEMIFGFVILNDWSARDIQQWEYVPLGPFQAKAFATSISPWVVTREALEPFRMQGPAQQPEPLAYLKQAQPNNYDLQLDVSLRAGAMNEAKTICSTNFKYMYWSSVQQLVHHASSGCAMNVGDLLGSGTISGPEKHQRGSLLEISWNGTEPVELASGVTRSFLENGDSLVMRGWCQGDGYRVGFGEVEGTIVAAE; this comes from the coding sequence ATGCCCCACCCCAACGACCCAATGCTCCGCTCCTTCATCGACGTCGCGCCGACCTCCGACTTCCCGATCCAGAACCTGCCCTATGGCGTGTTCTCGTCGAAGGACGGCCTTGCGCCGCGCGTCGGGGTTGCGATCGGCGACTATGTGCTCGACCTCTGGGAGCTCGAGCAGGACTCGCGGCTCGATGTCGGGCCGCTCGGCGTGTTCTCGCAACCATCACTCAATGCCTTCATGGCGCTTGGGCCGAAGGTATGGTCGGCGACGCGGGCGCGGATCAGCGAGCTGTTGCGCTCGGATCACCCGGAGCTGCGCGACAACAGGGAGTTGCGGGCGCGGGCGCTGGTGCCGATAGCCGACGTCCGGCTGCACATGCCGTTCGCCGTCTCGGGCTATACCGACTTCTATTCGTCGAAAGAGCACGCCACCAATGTCGGCGTCATGTTCCGCGGCAAGGACAATGCGCTGCAGCCGAACTGGCTGCACATGCCGATCGGCTACAACGGCCGCGCCTCGACCGTCGTCGTGAGCGGCACCAAGGTCAAGCGGCCGCGCGGTCAGCTCAAGCCGCCGACCGCAGAGGTGCCGAGCTTCGGCCCGTGCAAGCGGCTCGACTTCGAATTGGAGATGGGTGTCGTCGTTGGACAGGCGTCAGCGATGGGCGAGATGCTGACCGAGAAGCAGGCCGAGGAGATGATCTTCGGCTTCGTCATCCTCAACGACTGGAGCGCGCGCGACATCCAGCAATGGGAGTATGTGCCGCTCGGCCCATTCCAGGCCAAGGCGTTCGCGACCTCGATCAGCCCGTGGGTGGTGACGCGCGAGGCGCTGGAGCCGTTCCGCATGCAGGGCCCGGCGCAGCAGCCGGAGCCGCTGGCCTATCTCAAGCAGGCCCAGCCGAACAATTACGACTTGCAGCTCGACGTGAGCTTGCGCGCCGGTGCGATGAACGAGGCGAAGACGATCTGCAGCACCAACTTCAAATACATGTACTGGTCGTCGGTGCAGCAGCTGGTGCACCACGCTTCCAGCGGCTGCGCGATGAATGTCGGCGACCTCCTCGGGTCCGGCACGATCTCCGGCCCCGAAAAGCACCAGCGCGGCAGCTTGCTCGAAATCAGCTGGAACGGCACCGAGCCGGTCGAGCTTGCCAGCGGCGTGACCCGTTCGTTCCTCGAAAACGGCGACTCGCTCGTCATGCGCGGCTGGTGCCAGGGCGACGGCTACCGCGTCGGGTTTGGCGAGGTCGAAGGCACGATCGTCGCGGCGGAGTGA
- a CDS encoding DUF1272 domain-containing protein translates to MALQLRPNCEYCDKDLPPSAVDARICSYECTFCADCAETKLGNVCPNCGGGFAPRPIRPAKPWRAGVCTVNQPPSDKRVHLKYSLDDVAANTARLRDVRPEER, encoded by the coding sequence ATGGCGCTGCAGCTGCGACCGAACTGCGAATATTGCGACAAGGACCTGCCACCGAGCGCCGTCGATGCGCGGATCTGTTCCTACGAATGCACGTTCTGTGCTGATTGCGCCGAGACCAAGCTCGGCAATGTCTGCCCGAACTGCGGCGGCGGCTTTGCGCCGCGGCCGATCCGCCCGGCCAAGCCGTGGCGGGCGGGCGTCTGCACCGTGAACCAGCCGCCGTCGGACAAGCGGGTGCATCTGAAATACAGCCTTGATGACGTCGCGGCGAACACGGCGCGGCTGAGGGATGTCAGGCCGGAGGAGCGGTGA
- a CDS encoding Lrp/AsnC family transcriptional regulator codes for MPEVDAFDLKMLAALQDDGRLTNQQLADLVGLSASQCSRRRMRLEEEKVISGYHADLAGEALGFGLIAFIHITLATHSPDNAKRFRELVNRVDDIQEAYALTGDADYVLKVMLRDLKSLSDIVNNVLMPHQSVAHVRSSIVLDRLKESTRLPLKSLQA; via the coding sequence ATGCCTGAAGTCGACGCCTTCGACCTCAAAATGCTCGCCGCCCTGCAAGACGACGGCCGGCTGACCAACCAGCAGCTGGCCGACCTCGTCGGGCTGTCAGCCTCGCAATGCTCGCGGCGGCGGATGCGGCTGGAGGAGGAGAAGGTGATCTCCGGCTATCACGCCGACCTCGCCGGCGAGGCGCTCGGCTTCGGCCTGATCGCCTTCATCCACATCACGCTGGCGACCCACTCGCCCGACAATGCCAAGCGGTTTCGCGAACTGGTCAACCGCGTCGACGACATCCAGGAGGCCTATGCGCTGACCGGCGATGCCGACTACGTGCTGAAGGTGATGCTGCGCGACCTCAAGAGCCTGTCGGACATCGTCAACAACGTGCTGATGCCGCACCAGAGCGTGGCGCATGTGCGCTCCTCGATCGTGCTCGATCGCCTGAAGGAGAGCACCAGGCTGCCGTTGAAATCGTTACAGGCGTGA
- the hppD gene encoding 4-hydroxyphenylpyruvate dioxygenase, whose protein sequence is MGPFPHDAPPAEISTENPMGTDGFEFVEYAHPNSAELHALFKLMGFVAVARHKTKAITVYRQGDINYLVNEEPGSHGFNFVAAHGPCAPSIAFRVVDAKCAHERAIALGAEPADVSSAAKTLDVPAIKGIGGSLLYFVDRYGAKGSAYDAEFEWLGAANPRPAGSGLYYIDHLTHNVHRGRMDVWTGFYAKLFNFRQIRFFDIEGRASGLFSRALTSPDGKIRIPINEDAGDSGQIEEYLNVYRGEGIQHIACGARDIHATVERLRADGLPFMPSPPDTYFERIDARLPKHGEDVARLKTNGILIDGEGVVDGGQTKVLLQIFSANAIGPIFFEFIQRKGDDGFGEGNFKALFESIEEDQIRRGVLKVDHAA, encoded by the coding sequence ATGGGTCCGTTTCCGCACGATGCGCCGCCGGCCGAGATTAGCACCGAGAACCCGATGGGCACCGACGGCTTCGAGTTCGTCGAATACGCCCATCCCAACTCGGCGGAGCTACACGCCCTGTTCAAGCTGATGGGCTTTGTCGCGGTCGCCCGCCACAAGACCAAGGCGATCACGGTCTATCGCCAGGGCGATATCAACTATCTCGTCAATGAGGAGCCGGGCAGCCACGGCTTCAATTTCGTCGCCGCGCACGGCCCCTGCGCGCCGTCGATCGCGTTCCGTGTGGTTGATGCCAAGTGCGCCCATGAGCGCGCGATCGCACTCGGCGCGGAGCCGGCGGATGTGTCGTCCGCGGCGAAGACGCTCGATGTGCCCGCGATCAAGGGCATCGGCGGCAGCCTGCTCTATTTCGTCGATCGCTACGGCGCCAAGGGTTCGGCCTATGATGCCGAGTTCGAGTGGTTAGGGGCTGCGAACCCGCGCCCCGCGGGCTCCGGCCTCTATTACATCGATCACCTCACCCACAACGTCCATCGCGGCCGGATGGATGTCTGGACCGGCTTCTATGCAAAACTGTTCAACTTCCGCCAGATCCGCTTCTTCGACATCGAGGGCCGCGCATCCGGCCTGTTCTCGCGTGCGCTGACCAGCCCGGACGGCAAGATCCGGATTCCGATCAACGAGGACGCCGGCGATTCCGGACAGATCGAGGAATATCTCAACGTCTATCGCGGCGAGGGCATCCAGCACATCGCCTGCGGCGCGCGCGATATCCACGCGACGGTCGAGAGATTGCGCGCGGACGGCCTGCCGTTCATGCCGTCGCCGCCCGACACCTATTTCGAGCGGATCGATGCCCGCCTGCCCAAGCACGGTGAGGACGTCGCGCGGCTCAAGACCAACGGCATCCTGATCGACGGCGAGGGCGTGGTCGACGGCGGCCAGACCAAGGTGCTGCTGCAGATCTTCTCGGCGAACGCGATCGGGCCGATCTTCTTCGAGTTCATCCAGCGCAAGGGCGACGACGGCTTTGGCGAAGGCAACTTCAAGGCGCTGTTCGAATCGATCGAGGAAGACCAGATCCGCCGCGGCGTGCTGAAGGTCGATCACGCGGCGTAG
- a CDS encoding CaiB/BaiF CoA-transferase family protein — MLDKPASHTAARTSGPLTGFRIVEFAGIGPGPFACMLLADMGAEVITLDRVGAGKNLKAVATRGRKVIELDLKNKAAIAEVLELLGHADALIEGFRPGVMERLGLGPDVVLARNPKLVYGRMTGWGQEGPLANAAGHDINYISITGALAAIGPKEKPVPPLNLVGDFGGGALYLVVGVLAALLEAQKSGKGQVVDTAMCDGAASLMSMFYDMAAQGRWSGGRDQNFLDGGAHFYGVYECSCGNFISIGSIEPQFYALLRKHADLTDADFDAQMDRKAWPALKAKLEKVFKSKSRADWCKIMEGTDICFAPILTMEEAPKHPHMAARQVFVERHGVTQPAPAPRFSRTPSAIREPELASIGDVTAAWKATK, encoded by the coding sequence GTGCTCGACAAGCCCGCCTCCCATACCGCCGCTCGCACCTCGGGCCCGCTCACAGGCTTCCGCATCGTCGAATTCGCCGGCATCGGTCCCGGCCCGTTCGCCTGCATGCTGCTCGCCGACATGGGCGCCGAGGTCATCACGCTGGACCGGGTCGGCGCGGGCAAGAATTTGAAGGCGGTCGCGACCCGCGGCCGCAAGGTGATCGAGCTCGATCTCAAGAACAAGGCGGCGATCGCTGAAGTGCTCGAACTGCTCGGCCATGCCGACGCGCTGATCGAGGGCTTCCGCCCCGGCGTGATGGAGCGCCTCGGCCTCGGCCCCGATGTGGTGCTCGCGCGCAATCCAAAACTGGTCTACGGCCGCATGACCGGCTGGGGCCAGGAAGGCCCGCTGGCCAACGCCGCCGGCCACGACATCAACTACATCTCGATCACAGGCGCACTTGCCGCGATCGGACCTAAGGAGAAGCCGGTGCCGCCGCTCAACCTGGTTGGCGATTTCGGCGGCGGCGCACTTTATCTCGTGGTCGGCGTGCTCGCAGCACTCCTGGAAGCGCAGAAGTCCGGCAAGGGCCAGGTGGTCGACACCGCGATGTGCGACGGCGCGGCCTCGCTGATGTCGATGTTCTACGACATGGCCGCGCAAGGCCGCTGGAGCGGCGGCCGCGACCAGAATTTCCTCGACGGCGGCGCGCATTTCTATGGCGTCTACGAATGCTCCTGCGGCAATTTCATCTCGATCGGCTCGATCGAGCCGCAGTTCTACGCGCTGCTGCGCAAGCATGCCGACCTGACCGACGCCGACTTCGATGCCCAGATGGACCGCAAGGCCTGGCCGGCGCTGAAGGCGAAGCTGGAGAAGGTGTTCAAGAGCAAGTCGCGCGCCGACTGGTGCAAGATCATGGAAGGCACCGACATCTGTTTCGCGCCGATCCTCACGATGGAAGAGGCCCCGAAGCATCCGCACATGGCGGCACGCCAGGTGTTCGTCGAGCGCCACGGCGTCACCCAGCCCGCCCCCGCACCGCGCTTCTCGCGCACGCCGTCCGCGATCCGCGAACCGGAGCTGGCGAGCATCGGCGATGTGACGGCGGCTTGGAAAGCGACGAAATAA